The genomic DNA ATCGCGCAGCAGTGGCGACAGTGGAGCCCCCGGGCGGGCGGGCGGGCGGGACGGCGGCCTCCGGCTGCCCCTGTGGACGTCCGTCCGTCCTGATGGTTTAGGTGCCTGACGGTTGGGGTCCCTTGAAACAAAGCGGGCGCTCGCAAGGTTAAATCGGGTTCGCTTGGCTGCACTCGGCTGGCCTGTGCTGTGTCGCTGGGGTAGCTCGCCTCGGAGCGAAGTTGCGGGCGCCGAGCGTGTTTGTGAAGCTCGCGTGCGGAGAGCTTCTCCAGCATGTTGAGGGTCTGGGTTCCCAACGCGTTGGAGGGTCGTCTGTGTGCTGTGCACGGCACGAAAAGGAGCCCGCCAGTGGATTTACTTGCGGGGATGCTGCTTTGGAGCAAGACCTAGGTCTAAACAGGTAGCATGTGCCCGCACCATGGAGGGTGGGCTAGTTAGTGTCTAAAGGGTAGTGGCAGCTGGCTCTGTTGCCAGCAGATGGTATTGCTGAGGATTCACCTCAAGGGTCGGTCTcacttctctccccccccccccttaaatTGGTGTTTCTCCGGCTTTCCTGGTTAGTATTTTTGTGTAGacaccaaacaaaacagactCCTTGGTGAGTGAGCCCTAGTCAGGATTTCAGCCAACTCCATACTTGAGACAACCAGAATGAAAGTGTTGCCTGTTAGTCATCGCTAAATGTTTATAGTTTTCTTAAATGTGGAACTCTTTAGAGTGCACAAATGTGTATGTAAGTGCGTAAGAATCATTGTGtggtcaggcgttggtggtgcacgcctttaaacccagcactagggaggcagaggcaggcagatctctgtgagttcgaggccagcctggtctacaagagctagttccagggcaacctccaaagccacagagaaacccgtctcaaaaaaagaaaaagaatagttgTGTGGTGATGAAGTTTGATTTACAGTGAAAAGTGATTTCTCTTGAATTTTAGGCACTCAGAATGGTCCAGCGTTTGACATACCGACGTAGGCTTTCCTACAATACAGCCTCCAACAAAACTAGGCTgtaagtattttttcctttttttaatttaaaatacccATTTTCACCTTCTCTGTGGTACTGAGCTGCTCACACCCTCCCTTCCTAGGTCTCGAACCCCTGGCAACAGGATTGTTTACCTTTATACCAAGAAGGTTGGGAAAGCACCTAAATCCGCATGCGGTGTGTGCCCAGGCAGACTTCGAGGGGTGAGTAACTTTTGGGAGTATCAGTGCCTCGGTGGGGAAGTGACTGAAGGCTGCTGATTGCTGGGGTGACTGGGAATTGTTACATGTCCAGGGTCCACATCTTCCAAGGGTGTAGGTCATTTTCTGAAGTGACAAAATGCTTCTCACACGAGGGAGGCAGTACCCTATCCCGTCTGTAACATGGTTTCCCCTTTGCAATTGCTACTAGGAAGTGTCTGCTTTTACTTAAGCATCTCTGGGTAACTGCTGCCTTTTCCTTGCACAGGTTCGTGCTGTCAGACCGAAAGTTCTTATGAGACTGTCTAAGACAAAGAAGCATGTCAGCAGGGCCTACGGTGGCTCCATGTGTGCCAAGTGTGTCCGTGACAGGTGAGTGTGGTGCCTGAGACACTCGTGTTTCTCTGGGGCTGCCTGCCAGCTGATGGATGGGCGTTGTACAAAACTCTGATGCTCATGTCGAATTTGGGGGGGCATCTTTAAAATAGCTTTGGTTTtgagagaaaagacaggaagtGGTGAGTTAGTGTTTGCTAGTGTCGGCACCTGGGGAGGAGATGTAGGGACAGGTGAATTTTAAAGCAAAGCTGAGAATCATTTAGTAAACTACAGACAGACGACGGAACAGCAGAGTAAAGGAAGCCATTCCTGTAACAAGATGAGGGTTTACATGGAAAGAGGAGATATGCTT from Cricetulus griseus strain 17A/GY chromosome 1 unlocalized genomic scaffold, alternate assembly CriGri-PICRH-1.0 chr1_0, whole genome shotgun sequence includes the following:
- the Rpl34 gene encoding 60S ribosomal protein L34 isoform X2; protein product: MVQRLTYRRRLSYNTASNKTRLSRTPGNRIVYLYTKKVGKAPKSACGVCPGRLRGVRAVRPKVLMRLSKTKKHVSRAYGGSMCAKCVRDRIKRAFLIEEQKIVVKVLKAQAQSQKAK